One Micromonas commoda chromosome 5, complete sequence genomic window, GTACGGAACGGCGATGCTTGTTTGGGGTTAAGCGAGGTGTCATCCGACTGGTTGATCATACACTTCATTCGTAAAATACAGAAAAAGAAAGgtgcgcctcctcgcgtctCACTTGTCCTTCCTCCACGTcacgagcacgtcgtcggTCCTGTACCTCTGCGTGCAGATCGtctccgccatcgtcgccgtctgtCCCTCCATGAACGCCAGTATGCCCGCGTAGGCGATCATGGCGCCGTTGTCGATGCAGTACCTGTCGTCAGTCGCGTAGAGCTTACCCCCGCGCTCTCCCACCATCACGCGCATCATCTCCTGCAAACGGACGTTGCACCCCACGCCGCCAACGATCAGGACGTCGTTGGCGTTGCAGTGCGCCATGGTTCGCTCGGTGATCTCCACGAGCATCGCGAAGATGGTCTCCTGGAGCGAGTAGCACAGGTCCGCGGCTGTGcactcgcccgcgtcgatctTCGTCCTCGCCTCGCTCTTGGCGAAGGTTTCGATGCCCGACAGTGATATGTCCATGCCCTTGACCGTGTACGGCATGTCGATGTACTTGGTCCCTTTcttcgcgagctgctcgatgTTGTATCCCGGCGACGGGTCGTTGCTGAGGCCGATCTCTCGCGCGAACCTGTCCAGGCAGTTGCCCACCGCGATGTCGA contains:
- a CDS encoding predicted protein — protein: MGFEGSANKVAVGVVSHTGDILSNPRKTYITPPGTGFLPRETAEHHRQVILDIVQQALDEAGIAPSDLDCLCYTKGPGMGAPLVSVAVVVRMLSQIWKKPIVPVNHCVGHIEMGRVVCGAMDPVVLYVSGGNTQVIAYNERRYRIFGETIDIAVGNCLDRFAREIGLSNDPSPGYNIEQLAKKGTKYIDMPYTVKGMDISLSGIETFAKSEARTKIDAGECTAADLCYSLQETIFAMLVEITERTMAHCNANDVLIVGGVGCNVRLQEMMRVMVGERGGKLYATDDRYCIDNGAMIAYAGILAFMEGQTATMAETICTQRYRTDDVLVTWRKDK